TCTGGCCAGGCACGTTACCGGATTGTACTCAAGGCCGATTTCTAATTATTTAACGCAATAGGCCACGATAGAATCATCTGACATACAGACTGGAATCATATCACTCGCCAAAGCGGATTGTGACAGCAGTGGTATATTCCAGCAGGCCTCGCACTTGAGTGGAGAGCAATTTAGTTCAATTTCGCTCTTTGATTAAAATGATCCATCACCTCTTCACTACATAAGGATCATCATATTCAAGAGCAATACAGCATTCTGTTGGGTATGCCTCTGGGACTGGCTGGGTGTTCCATATACCAGCTCTCTAAGCTATCAGTTTATTTCAGAATGAGATTCAACTCTTCCATCTAAAGCCTGCTTCAAGCAGACTTTTTTTTATGGCCTGTTTAACGCAAAGCTTCGGGTAAAACAGAGCTGGATACAGGTTTGGCAAGCTCGGTTTTCATCTTTTGTAGCATCTGATAAGGCTGCTGCTGGACAAACATATTCACGAAAGTCAGAGGAATGGAACCTTCCGGATTGGCATAGCCATAAGTCGAAACCTTGACTTTATGATTGCCTAGCTTCTGGAAAGTCCAGTCACCCTGATAATCGGTTAAACGAACATAGTTTGGATTTAGGGCATAGCCAGTTGAAATCGCCTTATTCCTGATGGTGATCTGACCATTGGCATTCTTGATCATTTTGCCCTGTACCACCAGGTCGCGGTCTTTGAGAGGAAAGGGAAAATCCAGCACCATATACAAGGTAAAATCACCTTTGATGTTGTCGCGTGACAAGAGCTTGATACTGCCCATATAGGGAACCCATTTCACTGCCTGCTCGACATCCAGAATCAGGGAAACTGCTTTCTCAATCGGTACATCATAGGAGGTTTCAGCTTTATACAAAAAGACCGGGTGACGTTCATCTTGATAGGTCCAGACCTTGATATTATTTTTATGAATGGAGAGTTTGGCATTGTCTATAGATTTTGCCTGTGCCATGGCAATGAATGCCATAGCACAGCACGTCAAGATCATTTTTTGCATTGTAGGATTCATCTTATTTTAGTTTTAATCTTTTTATAAATGATTTTGACGGATTTTTAAACCTTTATATCGTTAAAACCCAGCACATCTTTCATATCATATTTGCGTGCTTCACGACCCACGACCCATGCTGCTGCACGTACCGCCCCTGAAGCAAAGTTCATACGGTTGGTGGCTTTGTGGGTAATTTCTACACGTTCCCCTTCGCCAATAAACATGGCGGTATGTTCACCGACAATATCACCGCCACGAATAGTCTGGAAACCGATACTTTGACGTTCACGCGGACCCGTATGTCCTTCACGATGATAAACCGCATCTTTTTTCAGATCACGGCCTAAAGCCTCTGCAATCGCTTCACCCATCATCAAGGCCGTACCTGACGGTGCATCGACTTTATGACGGTGATGCGCTTCAATAACTTCGATATCTACGCTATCCCCAAAAACTTTGGAAGCCAGTTCAAGGAGTTTAATAGAAACGTTTACACCGACTGAATAGTTGGCTGCATATACCACCGGTGTTTCTTGTGCCGATGCATCTAAGTAGGCTTTTTGCTCGTCATTCATCCCGGTCGTGCCAATCACGATGGCTACACCATGTTCACGGCAAATTTTTAAATGCTGGACTGTGGCCGCAGGCGCAGTAAAGTCAATCACGACGTCACAGTCCTGAACGACCTCTTCAAGATTGCCTACGACTTTGACGCCCAGGCGGCCCACACCCGCCAGTTCACCGGCATCCGCACCGATCAGCGAGCTTTCAGGGCGTTCTACGGCAGCGGCCAGTTGATAGCCGGCTTCATTAACCGCCTGAATAAGAATGCGTCCCATACGGCCGCCTGCACCTAAAATCCCAATGCGTGGTGTCGCTGACATAACCTAGTCCTGATGTTAAATTTAAAATTATTCTTACTATAGCAAAACTCGTCCCTAACACTAAGATTGATCGTATAAAAATCAATGAAAAGAATGCAAGAGACTTACAAGAGAGGGTAAGAGGTGGCAAATATAAAAAATAGTTTAGGGAGCAGGGTAAAAAAACTGCATAAACCTGTCGAACAATGAGCAAAGAGTCAGTATGCAAGCTGATAAATCTATCAAAACACCCAGTCGGTCGTGACTGGGATTTTTTATTCACCTTAAGACTATGAGGTATATCTTAGCTCGGCATTTGCAGTGAAATACCCCGTGGTCGCCCTAATACCTGACCCGAACTTTTCAAGCTAAGTCTTTTTATTCGCCCATGATTGTTCTATTCTGAAACGCCACTTTTCTCAAACTGTTAAGCTCTCCCCCGTTATCAAAATCATGCCACACTACTTATGAGATTTGAGTTATTTTTTCCATCCAGTCAAGGCAGATACAGGGATTCGTTTTATTAATTCCACCGAGCTGGTTATTTGCCCTTATTTTCAAATGAAAAGACATCGTGGATTGAAAAACTTAGCCAGTCGGGAGAAAAGTACTGAGGGTGGGTTATACTGACTTCAATTATATAAAAATCTATTTCGGCATTACATCAAAAAATGTTCATGGTGTTGCTGTACTTAAGTCTCTACCTCAAGATTCAAGCCAAGACAAATAAAATCAACTTCCCTCTAGCTGAACCCTCTAAACTTATAATTGATGCATTTCATAGCTGAATACACCTGTTTTTAATGAGGGTTCATTTTAGCCTTATGGGTTAAAAATTAAAGTAAATGGCCTAATTTTTCACCCATTTTCACCAATGAATTAGCTTTAAAGGCGGCATCCCACTGCATTTTGTTTTCTTCAAACAGGATAATCGCTGTTGAGCCAAGATAGAAACGTCCCAGTTCAGCGCCTTTTTCCAGAAACAGGTTATGCTGGTTCAGCTCAATGCGGCCGGAAGGTTTCACTTTACCGGTCGCCACCGTTTCAATACCCGCCACAATCATGGCACCAACAAGCACCACTGCCATCCGGCCCACTTCGGTATCGAACAGGCAAACCATGCGTTCATTACGGGCAAACAGTCCCGGAATATTTTCCGCAGTCACCTGATTGACTGAGAACAGCTCGCCGGGGACATATAAGGTTTCAGTTAGAGTTCCAGCAAATGGCATGTGCACACGGTGATAATCGCGCGGTGACAGATATACAGTAGCAAATTGACCATCCTTAAATGGTCCTGCCAGTTGCGGATCAGCGATCAGGGTTTCGACGGTATATTTCTGGCCTTTGGCCTGAAACACATCGCCATTTTCGATTTTG
The nucleotide sequence above comes from Acinetobacter sp. 10FS3-1. Encoded proteins:
- the asd gene encoding archaetidylserine decarboxylase (Phosphatidylserine decarboxylase is synthesized as a single chain precursor. Generation of the pyruvoyl active site from a Ser is coupled to cleavage of a Gly-Ser bond between the larger (beta) and smaller (alpha chains). It is an integral membrane protein.), yielding MSITSRLKQQLFIKAQGLVPQHRLSRVVGKIAASENPIVKNAAIAAFKAQYGIDMSIAEQANALKYKSFNEFFTRGLKAGIRAVDTDTRSIVSPADGAISQLGKIENGDVFQAKGQKYTVETLIADPQLAGPFKDGQFATVYLSPRDYHRVHMPFAGTLTETLYVPGELFSVNQVTAENIPGLFARNERMVCLFDTEVGRMAVVLVGAMIVAGIETVATGKVKPSGRIELNQHNLFLEKGAELGRFYLGSTAIILFEENKMQWDAAFKANSLVKMGEKLGHLL
- the dapB gene encoding 4-hydroxy-tetrahydrodipicolinate reductase; translated protein: MSATPRIGILGAGGRMGRILIQAVNEAGYQLAAAVERPESSLIGADAGELAGVGRLGVKVVGNLEEVVQDCDVVIDFTAPAATVQHLKICREHGVAIVIGTTGMNDEQKAYLDASAQETPVVYAANYSVGVNVSIKLLELASKVFGDSVDIEVIEAHHRHKVDAPSGTALMMGEAIAEALGRDLKKDAVYHREGHTGPRERQSIGFQTIRGGDIVGEHTAMFIGEGERVEITHKATNRMNFASGAVRAAAWVVGREARKYDMKDVLGFNDIKV